The Oikeobacillus pervagus genome contains the following window.
AATCCCTAGCAATTTATCAATTTCATTTAAGGTAAATCCCAATTCCTGCATCCGTTTTATGAAATTCAATCGATCAATCGTTTGTAGGGAATACATTCGATATCCTTTTTCGGTACGATTAGGCTCTGGAATTAATCCTAAACGCTCATAATATCGAATGGTCTCTTTGTTAAGGCTACACTTTTCAGCCAGTTCTCCAATACGGTATTGCATCTACCTCACCTTATATAAATTATAAACCCTGTACCATAGTACAGGGTCAAGGAAAGTGTTTTATATTTTATTATCGTTCTACTTTCTTAAAATACACTGTCATTTTTCAATAAGCCTTACTCGATGGAAGCACAGGGACGGCGCACTTTCGATAGTAGATGGCAAGTAGAAGAAGCAAGAGAATCGTCCCGGGAACAGATAGCTTTTGCAACGTATCGAGAGGATTATTATGAGGAGCTGTCTACTTATACGTGGACACTATCAAATGGGTATCCAACTAATGCCACACTTGGTGGATGTCTTCATCGATATATGATGGCTAAGTGGTATGGTGATGTTGTTCTTAGA
Protein-coding sequences here:
- the merR1 gene encoding mercury resistance transcriptional regulator MerR1, producing MQYRIGELAEKCSLNKETIRYYERLGLIPEPNRTEKGYRMYSLQTIDRLNFIKRMQELGFTLNEIDKLLGIVDHNEVKCRDIYDFTVLKLEDIKRKIEDLKKIERMLLDLKERCPENKNIYECPIIETLMD